In the Hevea brasiliensis isolate MT/VB/25A 57/8 chromosome 8, ASM3005281v1, whole genome shotgun sequence genome, ataaattatcaaaatttagaagatgactttctttaaattttttttaaatggttTAATTTTCCTTACTATTGATTTGTTTTTCCAAGTATTTCAAACactaaaaaatgaagaaaatgcttTCTAAATATTTTTCACTAAACAAATAGAGTCTAAAATTAATCTTTAATTaagatgaaattaaaattaaaatcgagAGACTCTACAATTTAATTTTGATctctttaaattattatattgaaATTAATCTGGATCAGATCAACGATAATGATTAATGTTGTAGACATATTTTTgcttttatcaattaattaattaattaattatacttcaTTGATCTCATAAACAACTTGATCAAAAGTAGAGCTTAACTTTTTAACAATCTGATTTATGTCCTTTGATTATCTTAATCATAGAGCAAGCGTTActcttattattatcattattattattacataaaattttatatataacatGAAGTTTATCTTCATAATCCGATTACAGTCATGTTTTAATTCGAAAAGGAaaggaaatctctctctctctctctctctctctctctctctctctatatatatatatatatatagatacttGCACTTCCACTCTAAAGTTACACCCGTTCTAGTTCATACCCTTTTTTTCTGTCTATAGAGTTGATATCACAGCAACTATGGCAAGCATTTCACAAGTGTCAGGACTAGATGCTCTAGGCCTAGCGAACATGATCATATCAGCAGCGAGAAACGCCACCACACACCGGAGAAACTGCGAGCAGCTCGCTGAGCACGTAAAGCTTATAAGTAACTTGCTAGAGAAGTTAAAATCGACTGACTTGATGAACCTGCCAGCTACAAAAGAACCTTTGGAGGCCATGGAAGAGGCTTTAAGAAAAGCACTTGATTTGGTGGAAAGCTGCAAAGATAAGAGTTATCTTTACATGCTTGCTATGGGGTGGAATGTGGTTTATCAATTCAGGCAAGTTCAGGCTGAGATCGATCGGTATCTCAAGATTGTGCCTTTGATTTCTCTTGTTCATGAGTTCAGGATGCAGGTATTTTATTATATGCTTAATTTtactctttattattattatttttttcaatttatggGCACTAGACACTAGAAGATAGCTGAAAGCATCAGTCTTTGAATTTTTTGCCATTTTCTGGGAAGACGTGCAAGATTAATTTTGTCTTTTGTTTTCTTCATTTGACCCATACTCATGCTCAAATCAAGCTGTAAAAATTACTTTAATACTACTGAATTAGGGTATATTAGTAAAATAATTGTTTTTTTATTGTTATTTAATGGAGGCACAAAGGGCAGGCTACAATCGGTGGGCTACAGTAGAAGGTAGCCCTCTCCCTTTATTGCCGGCCGATAACGAGATTTGGACTTGAGACCTTCCGACTTCTTACATTTTTAGGCCTAGAAAGACCAAACAGACTACCCTGCAAAGAGAAAAATTCCAAGTAATTCTTAGTCAGTGTCTTAAATGTAAATAGAGAAAAATTCCTGCGTTCCAGCATACAGTTTACTGTAATCTTGACCATTGATATTAGTTGGGTGGTCCATATATGTATTTTTCTTTTGGGCTTCCAAGAACAAAGAAGTATGATCCCCAGAATATTCTAATCTCTAAATAATTTGTCAGCAGTTTttattgaattattattatttttttgaacAAATATGGATTATTGTTGATTTGACAGAAAAATAATGCAGTGACAAATATTCAATCTTTGCTTGCAGAATATAAAGGAAGGCCTGCAGGCCATTGAAGAGGATCACAGAGAATACACTCTGGAAGAAGAGGATTTAGAGGCTCAGAATGTGATACTGAAACCTGACAGGACAAACAAAGACGCCAACGTATTGGAGAAGTCACTGTCTCGGCGATATCCTAACCTGGAATTCTATGAGGCTCTccaagaagagaaagagaagctGCATATTGAGCTGCAAAAATCAAGAACAATCAATGATCCGAATCAATGTCGCGTAATTGAACATCTCATTGAGGTCACAGAAAATGTTGTCAATGCAATTCCTCAGAAGAAAGTCACTAAACTTATTGTCAATGAACCAACTTACATGGTATCCGGGTAAGTTCTTCTGAGACGCTACAGTGAAGCTTTCTTCATCAGGGCTTCTGTGAAAAATGCTCTTATGGAGTGACCAGGGAAATTCTACTTCAGGTTCATAACCAATGCAAAATCCAGCTATGAAGACCTGAAGCCTGATGATAAGACACAATCTGAGTGGCAGGTTGACCTTTTTGATTGTTGTGAGGAGCCTTGTTTGAGTGAGTTCCTGTAATCTTTTCTTATCTAAATTTAATATAATCAGGATTTTCCAGGAACATGCAGGGTATAAAAAGGATGTTCAAGCTTCCTGCATTACAGGCTCCAGAAAGAGTCAGATATATGTAATTTTCCTTTAGGTCCATCGATTAAGTTTTTATAATCTATATATTAATTTCTCTGGTTTTCTGATATAGGCTTGAAGACCTGCATCTATCCATGTGGCACATTTTCAAGGATAGCCAATGTTGTGTCGAAAGGGGAAATATGTAAGCTTTTCTGATAAAAATATAAAGCAAAGTTATCAGGAAGTGCTAGTTATCTTCCCAAATAACAGATTTTACTGCATAATTCTCTCAGTTTAAATTCCTCTTACACCTTTTCTTGCGTAAAACAGCTCGTGAGCGTGCAGTGAATGATCTAATGGCGTATGCCATCTTCTGTGGATGCTGCTGTTACACCtgctgcataaggagaaaaattagGCAAATTTTTAATATAGAGGTATTTTTATCCTCTATTGTGGAAGATATGAAAATCCTCCTTTTAAATGTAGCAGTTCCTAACCATAAAATTTTGAACAAATAGATAGAAAATGCGGAAGCAAAGCATTTGCTACTCTCTTGTATCAAGTCCTGACATAAAAACTTGTACAAGGATATATAAATTGAGACTTGAGAGAGTTAATTTGCTTGAATGATTATGAATTTATGATCATAAAAGAATCACCACCGTGTGCAGGGAGGTTTGTTTGATGACTTCTTAACTCATCTTATGTGTTGCTGTTGTGCTATGGTTCAAGAGTGGAGAGAGCTTGAAGTCAGGCGCTTTGAAGGTTTGAGCAACAAACTTCGATTTCCTAACATTATTGGCTATTTGTGTTTAGAGTTTTCAGCTAATAATGCACTAGATTTCTCATATAATCCCATTTATAATCTGAGTTTTAATGCCAATAGAATCTCTCTGATAAATCCCTTTCTGTGCAGGCTGCCAAGGAAGAAAGATGATTCCTCCCCCTTACCAATACATGAAACCGTGAACCACGATCCCTTCTCTCTTAAACCTCTTCATCTATGTTTTGATGGTTCCATCAAGGGTTTGAATCTTGAAGTCGTCCTTGTTAAGAAAATTTTATCTGAATACCACTCCCGACCTGAATGTAGATTAGTCCCATTCATATGTGCGGATGGGGATACTGCGTAgttaattcaaaaaaagaaaaatacatgCAAAGACCAAAATTTTGCTGTCTACTTAATTAAGAACAGTTTTGTATGCATCTAATATACTCTTAAGATGGACTTTTAGCTTAAATACACTCAAAATTCTACGTGATATTGTGGCATCATGCATCATCAAACGATGGTGTTCATGTTCTCTACTTACCTTTctcttttttccttctttttgtTCTAGGCATGAGAACCTTTCCCAAGGGCAGTTGGTACTAAATTACCAACTCAGACAGTTCAAAATAATTCCTTGGACAAAATTGGAACTACAGAATTATAATAACGTGAAACCCATTTCTACTCAAGTACAACAACAGTTCAAATTCCAACACATGCCAAAATTGTTTGTTAATTCATTATTCTAGAAAATCAATGGAACTTCTAGTCAGTGCAGGAAAGAGGTGGATCCAAAAGCCACTAGCCAGTCTGGATAGATATGTGATTTACAAGGAGCACAACATATCAAGATGAAAGGAGTAACGTGTTCAAGTCCTGCCTCAGAAGTATCAAAGCAAACTACCATATCTGAATATGAAGTGAGGTCAGTGAACTTGCGCAGTCAGAGAAGCAATGTCGATATTGACGATAGGACCAATCCAGGTGGAACTCTGCTAAAAGGAAGAGCTGCCCTTGGCTGAAAATTACATAAAAAATGGAGTGCCAATAAGGAAAAAGTATCATGTAAGAATGGTTCTCCATTTGTTTCTTGAATAACAAACTATAAATCAGCTTTGGTAGACTGTGTCTCATCTCTCCCCAATGAGAAGAGCCGGTGAAACAGTAGCAATAACTTACTAGTTTCAAACTTCTGCTCTGGTTGTTCCAGTTTCTTAGCGCAGATTGTATTATAGTCATGCTTTAAACGAGGACCAACTATCATGTcctgaagaaagaaagagaatgaATCTATAATGAGCATAAGAGAGTGACTCTATCAATATACTCTTTTAGTTGAATGAATCTAATACCTTAAACTCTTCAAATGGACAGAAATCAGAATTATTGCAACCCTATTCACAAAAACACAAAAAATTAACATCTAAAGTATATATAGGTATAGATCAGAAATTAATAAAATCACAATCAGATCAATTGGAAACAATTGATCAATTGGACCAGAAAAACATACTGGCATTGTAATGGGACGTTCATTGTGGAGTACTTGGATGAAGTACTTGCTTGAAGGATTTGCTGGACAACTGTGAAGGACCAGTAAGTTGTTGCCAGCAAAAGGTGCTACCATGCTGCCCCACCAATTTCTACTGTGGGGAGGCCTTGGAGGAAGTTCCAAAGGTTGTTCTCTCTGTATTTTTTCAAATTCTGAAAGATTCCAAGGAATAAATATTTGGCATACAGCAGAAGTGACACATACATAGATTTGGCTCATAAAATGCGGATTCCATAGACAGAAGCACTCACCTGATTGTTCAAGAAAAAGACCAAGTAGACATGTGAAAGGAACCAGCGTCTCTGCATGTGCAAACCGTAGTCTTGCCTTCTCGTAACTTCCAGGAGCAAGTTGTTCTAAACGAACAGAATGCAGTAAAAATAGAGCTCTAGACTAAATAAGAGGTCATTGGCAAAATATCCTTTTACAAGGTGAACTGACCATTAGTAGAGAAGGAAAAGTTTACCATTGCTTCCCCCTAATTTCAAGCTAGCTATGTAAAAGACTTCAAATTACTAGATTTGCCTATTTCTTAGAAGGCAAAACACAGATATCTGGGGAAAAAATAATACAAACTAAATATAGCACCCAATGAAAGCTGCAACATGAAAATTTAACAGAAATATAGTTTCCCCCCCTCTTCTCTCTTTttcattaaaaatgaaaaatcaataacTAATCACATCCCTCCCTTTTTGTTGATAAGCTATAAATAACTAATCATATCCTAATTATTGACAGTTGCTAAAGTCAAATCTCAAAAtaaacataatatacaaatttagAAACATACATGAATGTTCAAGGCTTCAAGCCTTCTCCATCCAAAAGAGATGTGCAGCAATAAGACTTAAAGGCAGGCGCACCAGACATGGCATAAAATACAAAAGAAGACTACATATACACACAATCCTTTGATGACGTGTATTACCTTCTTGTGCCTTAATAGCTTGCTCCATGGACTGAACAACATCTTTAAGCAATGGCACTCCCATTCGATAGTTTATTGATTTACCATAACCCTTCAATATAAACATCTCCAAGTCATCTGTCCATTCCAGCAAAGCCACCTAATCATTGAAATTTTTTGCAAGTCAATATCCATAAAAGAATGAAAACAAGcatgatttgtaacttgaattttCTGACTAGCATTCCTGTGTTCCCTAATAAAGATTATCCATTGCATACTAGCCAACACTCATTTTCTTAAGCTAATCAACCATGCATTTAACCTTTTAGCCATCCAACGTAAAGCACCAAAAATTAAGAAGTAACAAAATGATCATGCTCAACAAATGTTGTGTTAATGACACACACAAGATTTGCTGTCTGCATAGTTTCACACAGCATATTGATTGTCATCAGAATAACCCCTGCAGAAACAAGAACAAAAATtagcaaaataaaaaaaaaaaaggttaaatcTGATCTACCTCAGAAGGATTGAATAGACCACACGCTTGATCTGTTATATCCAACAAGGATGCTTCCTGCCAAATTGAAAATTCAAGGGGATATTGAAAAGCAAATGTCAGCTCAAAAGCCACAACTGAAATTCAGGAATCATAAAAGAACtacatttttttataataaaaattgcaAAATATTGCAGAAGAAGCTACCTGTTTACAGAGAAACCATAGAGAAGAAGTGTCTTGTCTTGTAAAATTAAGCTCATAACGGCTCACTAATGCAGCTGTAATTTCATCTAAAATAGGTTCCTTAAGGTTATCAACAGCTGGCTCTTGGCTTTTCCTAAAAGCCTGCATCCACAGGTTAGCATTTagagaaagaaaatgataaaagatCCAGGCACTGCACTGGGCATGAAAATTGCCAAATTCACAAATTCCCAGTCTGTTTCACTTGAATAACTTAGAAGCGATTGACAAAAACTAAAACTAAATCTCAAAAACATCTATTAAAGGAACAACTACTTCAAAGCAACTTCAAGAACTAAATGAAAAGCTCCTCTCCTAGAATTCAGAATTACAGTGCCCATTATTCtttgtattaaaaaaaattaactagcACCAGAAAATCATAGTGACCACTCATTAAAGTGAATTCACAGCTCAATTGCATCCAAAAGGACAATTCAATGTGACAGCACTTGAAACAAGAAGGGGAAAAGCATCCAAGAATGTTCTTTACAGgatcaaaataatattaaaaataaccaCAACACCATTAAAAACAATAGGAGGAGTCATTACTAAGTTCAAGTTGAAGGTTCCAAAAAAAATGCAGCTATAATAATGAAGCAAATGGTTTTGGCCTCAAAACATGGGACGACCAAAAGAAGGTGATGAAAAAAATGAACCTGACAAAAATTGGTTATTATTTTCTTCTGATAtcgtagaaattttaaatttagagtTCAAGCAGCCATATTAAATTAGAACTCATAAAGATCATCCACTTAGAATTTAAGAGTTATGTCTTTGAATCCAAACACAAGCAGCCATGACAACTAAAAAGCAAAACCACACAGTTACCTTGTAATTTTCACAACAATCATGAAACCTAAGCATTATATCACTTGCACGGCTTTCACTGCTGACTGCAAAAGCTCGATGATGCCCTGGTCCAAGGCTTCCCTTCTCACTAAACAGCCCCACGCCAAATGCCACGGCACTAGCTGATGCTCGAGGAACCTACCACATTGGAGCAAAGGGGACTAAATGAATTCTTGAAAAAAAATGGACAGAAAATAAGATGCAGTCAGCATTAATGGGGTTGATGTCTCAGCCCCAGAAATGAAGATAACGGTATTCAGTTGGAAGCCCAAGCCACAAAGTCAAAACTCTAAAAtctaaaataaatcaaaattggTATAGAGAGTAAGTTCTGTTATATAAATCTAAAAGTGAATCAGACCATAAGACATGTCAAGTATCTAGAACTGAAGAAGACAACTTAAGATAGAGCTCACCTGGGTAGCCTTTATAGGATACACATCAGGGTGATATTCCTCCTTGAACAAATCTGGAAATCTTTTCCTAATCCTGATTCCAAGATCATATAATTCATCTTCTCCTTTGCTAATCAATTCTCCACCTTTTAATTTGCCTCTCCAAGGAGATTTCCAACCCTGTAACCAGGTCGGAACTTTCTGCAAAGATAATTTCTTTTCCTTGGCATCTCTTATAAGTTCTTCCAAATGAGATGCCAACAGGTTCAACTCTCTCATTCGTTTTTTGGTTGGAGACCGAGTTCCATGTCTTGCCTGAGAAGCCAAAAGCAGAATAAGACTCATAACTAGGTTTTAATAGCATGATAGTAAGTTTCTTCATGCAAGTGATCACTTCAGCAAAACGCAGCACAAGTAACTAGAAAATTTAATCAAAAGAGAAGGCCCCCAAGGTGATGAAGCGAATGAAATAACCAATCAAACAGAGAGTGACAGTGGCAATATAAATGGTAATAAAGAAGAAAACAACTCCTGTTATTGTCTCTCAGGAATAAGAAAACAATCAAACAAGTACAAACTCTAAACTTGTTCATCATGTAATGCACCAATGTCAATGCTAATTAGTCCATCTACACTAACAAACAATTCCACTTTTCCCAAACAATGAAACTAAAGGATTAGTAACTaataaatgaagaagaagaaaatgatgcAACAATCCAAACAtcagaaaagaaataattaattacCACAAGGTTTAAGTGGATAGGAGTGCATCCCTCATGAATAATAAACTGTAAAGAGGAACTATTACCCACATCTTTCACAGCACCATATCTGCACcccatgaaaaaaaaaagttcagcTTCATTAAACAATAGCACAGTACTAGTGATATCCGCTAGTTTACCCTTCAAAATTGAAGAGAGATGAACACAACTACAAATTGTTCTCATCTGAAGCaaaaaatctttaatttttaataaaagggATCAAAagcaacacaaaaaaaaaaataaaaaaaaaattgcaaattcACATCAATAACAATCAATTTATAACCAGAGAAAGCAAAACCTAATAACAAAACCGAATCTTAAAGCCGTATTAGAGAAAGAGTGAGACCTTGTTACGGTGGAGAGGTGTTGACGGACATCGAAGGCTTGATCATCGAAGGCTTGATCGGCAATAGAATGCAAGAGTATTGAAAACCAGAAAAGTACAAAAGAGATGGCAGCCGTGGagggcttcattttctctcttagaACAAACCGGTATTGGCATTTCCGAGCTTTTATAGGACTCGGTGCAACCTTCAAAAAGAAGATTCAATTCTTGATATGGTGCCGCGCTCTCTATAGAACGCCGCCGTTTTCTGCTGCGTCCTGATGTTGGGTTTCTTTATTACCGTGCGTGATGCAAGTCACCAAATCACTCACGTGCACGTGGAAAATTACAGGGATAGCTTAAAAGAAATGAAGTatgttattatatttatttttgttttatttaaagaaaatttataatttatcttatattatattttaatctttaaaattaaaaattaattatttaatctctaaattttacattatattatattttaatttttatattttaaaaaaattaattatttattctcttaattttata is a window encoding:
- the LOC110645554 gene encoding protein MID1-COMPLEMENTING ACTIVITY 1 isoform X1, which gives rise to MASISQVSGLDALGLANMIISAARNATTHRRNCEQLAEHVKLISNLLEKLKSTDLMNLPATKEPLEAMEEALRKALDLVESCKDKSYLYMLAMGWNVVYQFRQVQAEIDRYLKIVPLISLVHEFRMQNIKEGLQAIEEDHREYTLEEEDLEAQNVILKPDRTNKDANVLEKSLSRRYPNLEFYEALQEEKEKLHIELQKSRTINDPNQCRVIEHLIEVTENVVNAIPQKKVTKLIVNEPTYMVSGFITNAKSSYEDLKPDDKTQSEWQVDLFDCCEEPCLSLKTCIYPCGTFSRIANVVSKGEISRERAVNDLMAYAIFCGCCCYTCCIRRKIRQIFNIEGGLFDDFLTHLMCCCCAMVQEWRELEVRRFEGLSNKLRFPNIIGYLCLEFSANNALDFSYNPIYNLSFNANRISLINPFLCRLPRKKDDSSPLPIHETVNHDPFSLKPLHLCFDGSIKGLNLEVVLVKKILSEYHSRPECRLVPFICADGDTA
- the LOC110645554 gene encoding protein MID1-COMPLEMENTING ACTIVITY 1 isoform X2 produces the protein MASISQVSGLDALGLANMIISAARNATTHRRNCEQLAEHVKLISNLLEKLKSTDLMNLPATKEPLEAMEEALRKALDLVESCKDKSYLYMLAMGWNVVYQFRQVQAEIDRYLKIVPLISLVHEFRMQNIKEGLQAIEEDHREYTLEEEDLEAQNVILKPDRTNKDANVLEKSLSRRYPNLEFYEALQEEKEKLHIELQKSRTINDPNQCRVIEHLIEVTENVVNAIPQKKVTKLIVNEPTYMVSGFITNAKSSYEDLKPDDKTQSEWQVDLFDCCEEPCLSLKTCIYPCGTFSRIANVVSKGEISRERAVNDLMAYAIFCGCCCYTCCIRRKIRQIFNIEGGLFDDFLTHLMCCCCAMVQEWRELEVRRFEGCQGRKMIPPPYQYMKP
- the LOC110645553 gene encoding uncharacterized protein LOC110645553 isoform X2, which codes for MKPSTAAISFVLFWFSILLHSIADQAFDDQAFDVRQHLSTVTRYGAVKDVGNSSSLQFIIHEGCTPIHLNLVARHGTRSPTKKRMRELNLLASHLEELIRDAKEKKLSLQKVPTWLQGWKSPWRGKLKGGELISKGEDELYDLGIRIRKRFPDLFKEEYHPDVYPIKATQVPRASASAVAFGVGLFSEKGSLGPGHHRAFAVSSESRASDIMLRFHDCCENYKAFRKSQEPAVDNLKEPILDEITAALVSRYELNFTRQDTSSLWFLCKQEASLLDITDQACGLFNPSEVALLEWTDDLEMFILKGYGKSINYRMGVPLLKDVVQSMEQAIKAQEEQLAPGSYEKARLRFAHAETLVPFTCLLGLFLEQSEFEKIQREQPLELPPRPPHSRNWWGSMVAPFAGNNLLVLHSCPANPSSKYFIQVLHNERPITMPGCNNSDFCPFEEFKDMIVGPRLKHDYNTICAKKLEQPEQKFETTKGSSSF
- the LOC110645553 gene encoding uncharacterized protein LOC110645553 isoform X3; translation: MRELNLLASHLEELIRDAKEKKLSLQKVPTWLQGWKSPWRGKLKGGELISKGEDELYDLGIRIRKRFPDLFKEEYHPDVYPIKATQVPRASASAVAFGVGLFSEKGSLGPGHHRAFAVSSESRASDIMLRFHDCCENYKAFRKSQEPAVDNLKEPILDEITAALVSRYELNFTRQDTSSLWFLCKQEASLLDITDQACGLFNPSEVALLEWTDDLEMFILKGYGKSINYRMGVPLLKDVVQSMEQAIKAQEEQLAPGSYEKARLRFAHAETLVPFTCLLGLFLEQSEFEKIQREQPLELPPRPPHSRNWWGSMVAPFAGNNLLVLHSCPANPSSKYFIQVLHNERPITMPGCNNSDFCPFEEFKDMIVGPRLKHDYNTICAKKLEQPEQKFETTKGSSSF
- the LOC110645553 gene encoding uncharacterized protein LOC110645553 isoform X1, with translation MKPSTAAISFVLFWFSILLHSIADQAFDDQAFDVRQHLSTVTRYGAVKDVGNSSSLQFIIHEGCTPIHLNLVARHGTRSPTKKRMRELNLLASHLEELIRDAKEKKLSLQKVPTWLQGWKSPWRGKLKGGELISKGEDELYDLGIRIRKRFPDLFKEEYHPDVYPIKATQVPRASASAVAFGVGLFSEKGSLGPGHHRAFAVSSESRASDIMLRFHDCCENYKAFRKSQEPAVDNLKEPILDEITAALVSRYELNFTRQDTSSLWFLCKQEASLLDITDQACGLFNPSEVALLEWTDDLEMFILKGYGKSINYRMGVPLLKDVVQSMEQAIKAQEEQLAPGSYEKARLRFAHAETLVPFTCLLGLFLEQSEFEKIQREQPLELPPRPPHSRNWWGSMVAPFAGNNLLVLHSCPANPSSKYFIQVLHNERPITMPGCNNSDFCPFEEFKDMIVGPRLKHDYNTICAKKLEQPEQKFETSKLLLLFHRLFSLGRDETQSTKADL